In the Silene latifolia isolate original U9 population chromosome 1, ASM4854445v1, whole genome shotgun sequence genome, TAATTTGTAAAAAGAGTAGCAGGTAACTGTATTATGTCTTGGACGTACCCCAGTGATCTTTCAACTTTTGAATTCAGTTTTGGCTTTCATTTGTTTAGTACTGGATAATTTTATACTGCATGGATCATAACAGCATGGTACGTCGTTAACAGCCATTTTTGCAAATGAGGTCGTGATTCTGTCAACTTCTGTAGCTACGCTATACTGTATTACACTGTTTAAACGTTGAGTGCCATATTAAACTGATTTTTGGAGAAAAAAAAAGGTAACCATGAAAGAACGTAACCAACAAACCCAAGCCTAATCCAAGCTTTGATTTTACACATGACGAGTTACTGTTACAGTGCAACCCAAATTTCAAGATTAGCTAGTTTAATGTTTACACCACCCCTGGGTATGAGCTAAGCAGAAATAACCACCAAATGTTGAAGTAGATTTTCTATAGATTAAAGCTTAAGCTAACATAGAAAGTATGTAGTACCAACTCTGGGAACGTATGTTCTTTACTGGACAAGATCATCCCGATGAATTTGAGTGTATAGAGTGAGATCTAAGAAGGTAGCGGAAAAACCTACAAAATACAGGGCATGGCAACAAAACGAGCTTGGCTACATGGGTTGCATTCAGGTAAATCACATCCTCCACTTGCTTGGGATCGTTGATAGTGTTTTCAAGTAATACTGTGAATCGATTGAGTTTGTGACACTGACAGTACTTAAGCTGGTAACTGGAGCTTTTTGTTGTTCTTCCAGCTGCAACCAAGAAGCATGCACATTCAGTAGAATGGTACTCCGTATTACCATTGTATATCCAGCATGAGATATGTACATTCAGTAAAATAGTACAAGGGTGGGAAATGGGAATAGCTACGTAAATTAGAGGTAGCAACGGATCCAAGACCCAAGCTAGACCTGTCAAATGCCATACAGTTGGGGCGAATGTGGATCTCTTTTTTTCGGGCCAAATGAGTATGTGTCAGATCTGGGGCTGTGACTCAAATCTGGATTTGTTAGGGCCTAAACCCATCCCATTGTCATCCCTAGTTACTCAAAACTCTGTGTGTCAAAGTATGTGCTATGTAGTCGTCTATTTTATAGAAAAATCCTCGTGCGTTTGGATTTAACTGATATGAAAAGTCGTCGTGCACGCAGAAATACGTGTATTCATACAAATTACAAACATAAACGTTTACCTCTCAAAGTAATAATAGAAGAAGTCTGCATAAAGCAATGTCTGAACAGTGCCCGCTATCCAAGCTGCAATTAATCAAATCCATAAAGCACATGTCAAACCACTGAGTAGGGAGAAGGACAGATACCAGTGCCATAGGCAGGAGGAAGCCACAAGACTCGGCTGAAACTTAAAACGATAACAAAAAGCAATAACGAGGTGCAAAAAGCCAAAGAAGTTCATGTTTCTTCCATATCTAAGATTGCCAAGCTTACTAGTCTAGCAGCTACAGTAATCCTGGCAAGAGTAATCAAATGCATAGCTCACGCAAAATGAAATGTTTtcatttccaatggagccaaagacttcCTATTCTTTGGTTTCAGTTACGATGGAATAAAGCATAATGACTAGTAAACTAGCTGCGCCACTTATTGTGAAATATTAGCCATCGGATGCAATTCTTGACTCTATTTTCATTCACGGCCATCCAGCCTTTCTGTGTTGGTACCAGAGGTAATAGGTAACTAGGTAAGGGGTTGTGTACACCCGGCCCAACCTTACCACTCCATTTGCAAGTCCCTTTGTGCTGGGGCTATGTTATAGTTGTATCTCCGACTACGGAAGGAAAGAAACTGTAACGAATGTAGAAGATGATTTGGTAGATATGAAATATAAATACTAACAAAGATGACGTCGTCTTATCGTGACCTAAAGTGAAGTCAAAAGTGAATGAGAAACAAAAGTATCAAAAACCAGATTCTTCGTGGTTTCATGATCGACTGGTATGACATTTAGACTAATTACCTATTTGACATAGATTGGAAGCAACTGGATAACCACTACTTTTCTGCAACCTAATTTTACGAACATTACTTTCATAGCAAAACAAACGATGCATATAACTCCTTCAAATAAACTTGAATATATACCAACTAGACTCAGATATTGTTATCAAAAGACCAAGACTCGCAAACAATGAAACTTGAAATACACAGTACAATTCATAAGGTTCCTACAAATTTATTGCACTCCCACGTAGGGGGCTTTTACCCTGTTTTAAAAGGGTGTCCAAACATCCAACAGATTAAGATATTGATAAATTAGATACAAAGCATCCAGCAGTAAAATGTTTGGAATTGACAATGCTCAATTCATAGACTGCATACCAAAACTAGTGAATTACTAAAACAGTGAAACAGTTAAAGGGTATGTGTGTATGTATGCTGCCGCGCATGCAAGGAAGTATAAGGGAGAAAGAGAACGTACGTATCCAATGGACATAGTGAGGCTCAGTGAAGAATCGATAAATCCAGTTGAGGATGTATAATGCACGGTAACCCCTGCAAGAGAGAAACACCTATAAAATATCTACATTTGTTTTTTTCCCCTTTGAAGAGAAACATTTCCACAGTGCTGTAATTAACAGGTCTTTTGACAACGAGGAAAGTAAAACTGGCCAAATCATAGGGATAAAATAAACGTTTCGCCAAGTTTAAGGGGCCGTTTGGTTCAAAGGgaaggaatggaatggaatggaatgtcATACCACTAAGGAACAGATTCTAAATTCCATACGTGTTTTAAATTGTTTGGTTGGACCTTGGTATGGAATGAAATGTCAAATATTATGGAATGGGGTTTGAATCTTCAGGTAAGGGTTGGATATGAGATTGGAGGGAGTTGGTCCGTTGGAAATTGGAATGGATTTAGAATCCatcaggattctaactccattccaaaatgggCTAACCAATCACTAAAATGGATTGAATCCATTCCAAAACCTTCACCCAAACACCCCCTAAGATCTTCACGAGAGACGACAAGAGTCCGATTTTCAGTTAATCAAGTGCTTCATTCACCTATATTCTTACAAGCCACTTAGTAAGAATACAAGTATAAATGTTTCTGACTTTCAAAAAATCCAGAAGAAAATTTTCCATGTTGCAGAAAATTAAAGCAAAACATTAACTTAGTTCTCCTAGACCATTTAATGTCAAAGACATTAATAGTCAgagaatgcatgttaaattattaTTGGACTGCAGCCAATGGCCACACATACAAAACCACTATCATTGACAGCGCAATCAATCGTTCACTTTTTGAGGAGAAACAGATATAGAAACTGCAACAAGCCAACAACCATGCTCATCACATGACCACAAGCATGAATTCTAGAATTTTATTGACCACAGGTGCACAGCCAACAATATAACCCCAGAATCAACCATAAGAGACTAAGAGAGCTTATAAAATCTGCAAGACACGGAATGGATTTATCAAAGTAAATGAGCAAGCAAAATTGCAGTGATTAATGTAAACCCGACCACATGGCAAAAAATTGCGGAATCAGTCACAAAAGCAGTAACGGTTGTAAATAGCGGTTGATTACAATAATGCGTTGATGCGTCCAATGTAACAGTTCAGCACAGCTTGTTTTTATATCGGTCATATAAGATTTTAGAAGCACCCTGTACGGGCGCTTAATCCCAAGTCTCGGACTCACGATGAGCCACTAGCCAAAATGCCTTAGCGCGCTTTTGCAAACAAGGTGCAGCTAGAGATGTGCATTACTAtgcaatttccttattttttttcctCAAATCTTCCACTATGCACTTCTATTTTCATATCATCACTACCTTTAACTCATGTACATGTTAGCCATCTTCAAAACCTAACAAGGGGTATTGATATGAAAAACATAATTCGAGAAATAGAATTTTGTATGGGAAAAGTGCGTCTTACATCTATGAGTTGTCCGCCTACGCCTCGCACCTTATTGCCACAGGCCATCTTCGCATGATACGCCCCTCGCCTTTTAAAACTAAGTTGGTCATATAAGTTGTATCGAGCTAGTATCAGCTTTATTCGCCAATCGCCTCATATTAGTCTATTGTCCAATTATCGGTCAAATTAGTCGCATATAGACTATTTTGGCAACCCTTTCTTTATCGGAAAATTTACGTCACAGAAAGttaaaaatcttttatgaattgATAGATATGGCACGTTATGACCGATATTTAGTACCATCCCCAACCAGGTCATGACAATTAGCTACATCAAAAATCAGAGATGGTATATCAAAATATTTTAACTTGACACGACAATAATCATCCATTTTGGGGAAAAACATGTTTCATACATCTCCCTGATCAAAAAATTCTCAATTAAGGAGTAATTAAAAATTATTGACTTCACAACTAAAGATGCTCAACAACTTTCTAAAACACATTTAACTACCGCTTTAAGTTTCCTAAAAATCAGATAATAACAAAATTTTAAGAAAATCAATGTAAGAACATATCATAGTGACCATGTGGAGTGAAATCAATCTTTTCACGTTACAACTCAATGCTTGTACTCATCCTAATCTGCACAGTAAATCTAGTGGCTCACAAATCAAGGTAACAGGTTGTTGAGAAACACTAGTAAATAGTCATGCCATTCTAACAGTCCGCATAACAGGCCTAAAGAAAATCATTTATACCCGGCTAACCTTAGATGGAAGTCAAATCCCCCTAGAGTGTGTCCCCATCCATCATCATTTTACCAGGATAAAAGAAAGAAGCTAAAGTAGCTCCCTATTGCGGACAGAGATACATACCCAAGAAGAAAAACATATTGTCCAGTGAGATTGTCAATGTTTCTAGTTCTCTGCAACAGTACTAACTGAGGGAGAATAGCAACTGCTTCCAGGAACAAGGAAAATGTCCACATCACCTGACAATAATATTACGATAATTTTCCGATTAATTAGAGAGCATGAGCTTTGTAGCTTTGAAGCGCGTATTTATAATCTCCTTAAACCCAAGCAATATACAACTAAAAAATACGGAGTACCTCTTTAAACGTATATTTCTCACAAGTAAGGCCGGCCAAAAGTAGGCAAGGCAACACCAGAAACCAGTGTCGAAAGGTATCCTGATCCTTGTCATATGACCTTCGGACAATCTTGTGATGCCTCATGTACCAAACAATAGAAAAGGAGCTGCTCAGAAATATCAGCTTCATGACTGAGTTGTACAGCGATATGAAGTCGGTAAAGAGATCCAAGTAGCGAGTAGCAAACACAATTGCATAGAGTTCTTGAGTTTTCAAAGAGACACCTGCATATAATGAAGTGTTTACTTCTCAGAATGTGTATAGCATTATCATGACATCATCTCCTCTTTCCAATGCTTATTCTAATACCTCGTAATACTATAACCATTTCTAACAATCTTCCTAATTACTGTGCAGTTTACTAAAACGTCATATAGAAAATACTGGAGGGCGTATCTGCTAAAATTTGCAGGACCCTTTCTAATAAAGAACAAAATAGCTCAGTTACTCTGCTACATGCAACTCAAAAAGGTTGTATGATCACAAGAAAGGCACTTAAGCAGCTATCATTGAAATGCATGGAACAGCACATAGATGAAAGAGTAGCCAATTTTCTCATAAATGTAACAGCAGTACACCACATAAGAAGTACCAGAGCTTATTCATTTTGGGTTTTTGGCTACATACTGAATCGTCAAACCATGGGTACGCGATTGCCATTCCATTTTGGTTCGCCCGAAACAATAATTCAAGCCCCTAACTTAATTACATTACTACAGTAATAATAATTCGCCCCCCTAACTTCGAATTCTGGTTCCACCATTGTGCAGTGTGCATCCTAAGAAGAAGAATTCATTTCCGATTGGTCCGAAAACTAACCCTCAAACACACAACATCCATTTAATATCTCAACAACTACCCAAAATTACACTCCACtcctactaataataataataagaacaaaacaCAGATGCACAGTGTAAAGTCATTTGCTAATTACATAGAAATACAACATTACAGAAATTAACAGCAATGAAATGAACTAAACTAATATCATATGAATTTAAAACTAAAAAAAGGGTTTATTGAAAAAATACCAGCACAGGATTTGATGGTATGGATCTTGAGGAGTAAGACAAGAACACTAGCTAAATGGGTCATATCACCTGCTAATCTAAATATATTCAtctttattttattaaattatgatcaaatcaaatcaaattacCCCCAACCCCAGAATTAATTGAATATATTGTATAATTAGATTGGGTACAAAATTGGGGGTAATTATTGAGGATTTATTGATAGAATGAAGATCCAAGTTGATGGATCTACGTATTTTGGGATTTTAGGAGGAATGTATGAAATTGAGTTCAACAATTAGTAGATGTGGGTTGAAGTGTGTGGAGGTGAATCAGATGCAGTAGAACAACAAGAAGACTGACATTTTCATCTCATCATCATTTTCCTTCccctctttttttattttttttagtttggCTAGGGTCAACGGGATGGGTCAGTTTGAGTTTGTCATGACTCATGCAGAAATGCGGTTTTGGTAGAGTCGTCTTGGGTTCGTGTTTGATTTTGGACTTTGGGTACGCTAGGTGATTTTTGGATCGTATTTCGGGAGTGGGTTACGTAGGCGTAGATCAAACAATTGATTTGACCCGAATAACCTGATCATTCAAGATTTGAGCTTGACCCGAACTCGAATTGACTTGTCCCATAACACGACCTCAATGTTTATTATTGCATACTGATTATTATCCATAAATAAGTTGTAACCCCAGAACAATCTAAACTCGAGACGACTCGACCTGACCCGATTTCTGCAAACTCGAAATTGTCGACCTGAACTCACCTGACTCGAACCCGACTCATTTGACCTGTTTATTAGGTTTACTTAGGTGTTACATGTCAAACGGGTCCAACAGGTCGGGTCATGCAGGTTAGGGTCAAAATACGGATAAAAACGGATAATCTCATGGTGTCCATGAGATTTGCATTTTTTTCCCTAAATGCCCCTACTTTTGTCAAAATAAAATGTTGGACTTATATCACTTAGTTACGATATCAGAAAGCTACAAGTTTTTTTTCCTAAGTTGATCGTGTTTACGAGATCTTTAATTAAAAATACTCGTGTTTTTCTGATATCTTAGACTGACTTTTTGCCTAGTCAAAGTTTATTCTTTAAGAAACTTTGACTGGCTATAACTTTCGATCACTCGTTCATTATAAAATAAAGTTTTGTTTTCCAAAATGATTGTTTTTACGAGATCTACAATTAGAAAAAATAAATTCACGACTTTATGAACTTGTGACTAGGAGATATGAGTACTTAAAGTTATTTTGGAGAAAATAGGGGTATTTGAGGAAAACGTGCAACTCTCAGGCGTATCATGGGAATTTTCCCTAAAAAAAATAGTTTATAGCTCTTTTTTTACgattttttaaatatattttttttacaaaaataaacatatttaaaattaatttttttaatcATATTTAATGTTTTCATTAGTTATATTgacaaaattattaaaataaagttttgcTACTCCCTCCGTTCCAATCACATTTGGTTACAATACCATTTGCAATGAataaaaaaggcaaacaaataatTTATACAAAGAGAGTATTAAATGTTATATAagatataaaattgattttttaaTTGTGTTTGTAATTTAAGTACTAAAATAGTAAATTTTTAACTattatttcaaatataatatataaatattaccactttttctttt is a window encoding:
- the LOC141607423 gene encoding ER lumen protein-retaining receptor, with translation MNIFRLAGDMTHLASVLVLLLKIHTIKSCAGVSLKTQELYAIVFATRYLDLFTDFISLYNSVMKLIFLSSSFSIVWYMRHHKIVRRSYDKDQDTFRHWFLVLPCLLLAGLTCEKYTFKEVMWTFSLFLEAVAILPQLVLLQRTRNIDNLTGQYVFLLGGYRALYILNWIYRFFTEPHYVHWIPWIAGTVQTLLYADFFYYYFESWKNNKKLQLPA